The following proteins come from a genomic window of Amphiura filiformis chromosome 16, Afil_fr2py, whole genome shotgun sequence:
- the LOC140172423 gene encoding uncharacterized protein produces the protein MPSVDQMRDVVPGEPKESTVSAVEMEELVRQVGESLRLKAKCKQKTHSIHRKWPHSSKHCTNCLKNNNNHGSDCILSDSNGRFRGGERYQSDPHKVLQKLLEDGSLIREAVKRLMVKNPTTTRTESTEMVFHHDHEDL, from the coding sequence ATGCCATCAGTAGATCAAATGCGGGACGTTGTACCAGGGGAACCAAAAGAAAGTACAGTTTCTGCAGTAGAAATGGAAGAATTAGTGCGTCAAGTTGGTGAGAGTCTTCGTCTGAAAGCTAAGTGTAAACAAAAGACACACAGTATTCACCGGAAATGGCCGCACTCATCCAAGCACTGTACGAACTGtttgaaaaacaataacaacCATGGAAGTGACTGTATCTTATCGGATAGTAATGGTCGTTTTAGAGGAGGAGAAAGATATCAAAGTGATCCACACAAGGTGCTGCAAAAACTATTGGAAGACGGGTCTCTAATTCGGGAGGCCGTCAAGAGACTAATGGTGAAAAATCCTACTACAACAAGAACTGAAAGTACAGAAATGGTATTTCATCACGATCACGAAGACTTATGA
- the LOC140135549 gene encoding biogenesis of lysosome-related organelles complex 1 subunit 4-like, with protein sequence MAAEQEQSSKESSPASVSPEKSNQEILVETANEYADVFTVNPQKEKLEIDEKIESMLTRLDEFCAVVDMIRTDCSLSLNRNLPEVHAKAQEMKKLFRKIDELEAFVQVVKENVALMEEQVETAESDLGMLGSIKSLLSSVPFFSQKKTTAQKKYTPPEIYKTSDYIDNVSTATPSVSTPKGADSR encoded by the exons ATGGCCGCAGAACAGGAGCAGTCGTCGAAAGAGAGTTCGCCAGCATCTGTTTCTCCTGAAAAATCGAATCAGGAAATTCTGGTTGAAACAGCAAATGAATATGCAGATGTTTTTACTGTTAATCCTCAAAAAGAG AAGCTGGAGATAGATGAGAAGATAGAATCAATGCTGACCAGATTAGATGAATTCTGTGCTGTAGTTGATATG ATAAGAACAGATTGTTCCCTCTCCCTAAACAGAAATCTTCCAGAAGTACATGCTAAAGCTCAGGAGATGAAGAAACTCTTCCGTAAAATAGATGAGTTAGAG GCATTTGTACAGGTAGTAAAAGAGAATGTAGCCTTAATGGAGGAGCAGGTAGAGACAGCTGAAAGTGACCTAGGCATGCTGGGATCCATCAAAAGCCTTCTTAGTTCTGTGCCTTTCTTCTCACAG AAAAAGACCACTGCACAGAAAAAGTACACCCCTCCTGAAATCTACAAAACTAGTGATTATATAGACAATGTGTCAACAGCCACACCGTCAGTGTCAACTCCAAAGGGTGCtgacagtagatag